The Lineus longissimus chromosome 2, tnLinLong1.2, whole genome shotgun sequence genome window below encodes:
- the LOC135482829 gene encoding lysine-specific demethylase 2B-like isoform X1: MLAFGAGAEDTKSNRAEPNFGLRAKERKHYTDEVLDDDEIEGSRTFSLEEKLTCHSFNANFVKVMKGEDFNLKLVQELGFYSPMVFYDKAGLGMRVPGNNFQVSDVKQCVGSRRNLDVMDVTTQKGMEMTMKEWCKYYENPKRDRLLNVISLEFSHTKLENYVESPKVVRQIDWIDTVWPRHLKECQTESTNIIEKMKYPKVQKYCLMSVGGCYTDFHIDFGGTSVWYHILHGEKIFWLIPPTERNFRLYEDWVLSGKQGDTFFGDQVEKCQRIHLFAGYTFMIPTGWIHAVYTPKDSLVFGGNFLHTFNVQNQLRVADVEDKTHVPQKFRYPFYGEISWYVLERYVCCMTGRSHRRDTEGEERPREETEDRNLDIDLLKSEQTIESMKNDPLMDLDWPQSPVLDEHNYNVNPRSPQSPLSFSAKSPVSPFSSMADVTTPLSPARVVDKMEAVPIKDKSPLNGNGESAPPSPSEKIAPSLPDCETTDVKPKDPTEKENERPKYLSKYEVAGLKALVQWLHDLPPNKKCIPKDIPDPIGLLRDVRKLLADHENDDQELACSGKPVLTWPESSKKPMKPKVHKTPSGPKPPKQPKSGGGHSGVRRRRTRCKKCKACTSSDCGECHFCKDMKKFGGPGKMKQSCISRQCMSPVLPNTAICMICGKDERIKLENTEETNTTLMECGICWEILHPNCLIQKYENLTNDGAVNEDLPNSWECPKCCHSGKQGQLKPRVPKGVSKLQLTSAKRTDSRQSSRDSDCSNDHLLDIQIEVDEVKSELDFDMELGQGDARKRKDFDSQDDVHVPKKKPRIDGDDSFRLKAECLTPRRGQRSRSNTPKPEERNSDFDSTPKRSIRTRKLEAIATSSLDDSLPLNSNGHSLPLSNGSDNDNEQGVVPQSQTVLPSPNEKRPYSQPDDQFTLKKIPKVVLERFVVRPAPIPPPAALLVMQNGKNHILERTIWMRIFSFLSPSDLCRCLRVCKTWDRWCLNRDLWSTVDVSKRKITQAHLIGIVRRQPMHLNLSKSNISRKQLSWLLSRLPHVKSIDLSGCSWSTISALCVSDCPLVERLDFSWSEGIKDSAIKELLTPNANRRPGIRDSATRLRKLTSLGLAGTDITDESLPIITRNLGLVANLDLSYCVRLTGEGINKMTKPPNCRRLTHLNLSGNTKFTSDILDYLKRCTYLVNVKFKGCSQITKAQIQKFSNVNKGKGYKFGGDKVLLREGKFPKF; the protein is encoded by the exons ATGCTTGCTTTTGGTGCTGGAGCTGAAGACACTAAGAGTAACAGGGCTGAACCCAACTTTGGTCTG agagCCAAGGAGCGTAAGCACTACACCGATGAAGTGTTGGACGATGATGAGATTGAGGGATCCCGGACGTTCAGTCTTGAGGAGAAACTCACCTGTCATAGCTTCAATGCCAACTTTGTCAAGGTCATGAAGGGAGAAG atTTCAACCTGAAGTTGGTCCAGGAGTTAGGATTCTATTCTCCCATGGTATTCTATGACAAAGCTGGACTAGGCATGAG GGTCCCTGGGAATAACTTCCAAGTGAGCGATGTCAAGCAGTGTGTGG GTAGTCGGCGGAACCTTGATGTGATGGACGTGACAACCCAGAAGGGTATGGAGATGACCATGAAAGAGTGGTGCAAGTACTATGAGAATCCAAAAAGAGACAGGTTGCTCAATGTCATCAGTTTAGAATTCAGCCACACGAAGCTGGAGAATTATGTGGAATCACCTAAAGTG GTGCGTCAGATTGATTGGATAGACACGGTGTGGCCGAGGCATCTCAAGGAATGTCAGACAGAATCGACCAATATCATCGAGAAGATGAAGTATCCTAAAGTTCAAAA GTACTGCCTCATGAGCGTTGGTGGGTGCTATACTGATTTCCACATCGACTTTGGGGGAACATCAGTCTGGTATCATATTCTCCATGGTGAGAAGATATTCTGGCTCATTCCTCCCACGGAGAGGAATTTCCGTCTGTATGAAGACTGGGTGCTGTCGGGCAAGCAGGGTGACACGTTCTTTGGCGACCAGGTTGAGAAGTGTCAGCGCATTCATCTGTTTGCTGGTTACACGTTTATGATACCTACAG GTTGGATCCATGCTGTCTACACCCCCAAAGACTCGCTAGTATTTGGTGGTAATTTCCTGCACACATTCAACGTTCAAAACCAGTTGAGAGTTGCAGATGTTGAAGATAAAACTCAT GTACCCCAGAAGTTTCGTTATCCCTTCTATGGTGAGATCAGCTGGTATGTGCTTGAACGTTACGTCTGCTGTATGACGGGAAGGTCACATCGAAGAGATACGGAGGGCGAGGAAAGACCTCGCGAAGAAACTGAGGACAGAAATCTTGACATTGATTTGCTCAAAAGTGAACAAACTATCGAATCGATGAAAAATGATCCATTAATGGACTTGGATTGGCCACAGAGTCCTGTCCTTGATGAGCACAACTACAATGTGAACCCGAGGAGTCCACAGTCACCGTTATCATTCAGTGCAAAGTCGCCGGTTTCTCCTTTTTCATCTATGGCTGATGTCACAACTCCATTGTCTCCCGCGCGAGTGGTAGACAAAATGGAGGCAGTGCCAATTAAAGACAAGTCACCCTTGAATGGAAATGGTGAATCTGCTCCCCCTTCACCTTCTGAGAAAATAGCACCAAGTTTACCAGATTGTGAAACCACTGATGTCAAGCCGAAGGATCCAACCGAGAAGGAAAATGAGCGGCCGAAGTATCTCTCCAAATATGAAGTAGCTGGGCTGAAAGCTCTTGTGCAGTGGCTGCATGACCTGCCCCCGAATAAGAAGTGCATACCAAAGGATATCCCAGACCCAATTGGGCTGCTTCGAGATGTTAGG AAGCTGCTCGCTGATCATGAAAATGATGACCAGGAACTGGCCTGTTCTGGGAAGCCCGTTTTAACATGGCCCGAGTCCAGTAAG AAACCGATGAAGCCCAAGGTGCACAAGACGCCTTCCGGACCGAAACCTCCAAAGCAACCCAAGAGTGGTGGGGGCCACAGCGGTGTGAGGAGGCGAAGAACACGATGTAAGAAGTGTAAAGCCTGTACGAGCTCGGACTGCGGAGAGTGTCACTTCTGTAAAGATATGAAGAAGTTTGGTGGGCCCGGCAAGATGAAACAGTCCTGTATCAGTAGGCAGTGTATGTCT CCTGTCTTGCCAAACACAGCTATTTGTATGATCTGTGGCAAAGATGAACGCATTAAGCTGGAGAACACAGAAGAGACGAACACGACCCTGATGGAGTGCGGTATCTGCTGGGAGATCCTTCATCCTAACTGCCTCATTCAGAAATACGAGAACCTTACCAACGACGGTGCAGTAAATGAGGACTTGCCTAATAGCTGGGAGTGTCCAAAGTGTTGTCATAGTGGGAAGCAAGGCCAACTGAAG CCCCGTGTTCCCAAGGGCGTATCTAAGCTCCAACTCACCTCTGCGAAGAGAACAGATAGTCGACAATCCTCTCGTGACAGCGATTGCTCCAATGATCACCTGCTCGATATCCAGATTGAAGTGGATGAGGTCAAGTCGGAGTTAGATTTTGATATGGAGCTTGGCCAGGGAGATGCACGGAAACGGAAAGATTTCGACTCACAAGACGATGTTCATGTTCCAAAGAAAAAG CCCAGAATTGATGGTGATGATTCGTTCAGACTAAAAGCAGAATGTTTGACTCCCAGGAGAGGTCAAAGGTCACGTTCAAACACTCCCAAGCCTGAAGAAAGAAACTCTGATTTTGATTCGACTCCAAAACGCTCAATCCGGACAAGGAAACTCGAGGCAATAGCTACTAGTTCACTGGATGACTCATTACCTTTAAATTCTAACGGACATAGCCTACCTCTTTCTAACGGtagtgacaatgacaatgagcaGGGTGTTGTGCCGCAGTCCCAAACTGTACTGCCATCTCCTAATGAAAAGCGACCATATTCACAGCCTGATGATCAGTTTACGCTGAAGAAAATTCCCAAAGTTGTCCTCGAGCGGTTCGTTGTTCGTCCTGCACCTATCCCACCCCCAGCGGCACTCCTTGTTATGCAGAATGGTAAGAACCACATTCTTGAGCGGACTATCTGGATGAGAATCTTCTCGTTCTTGTCACCTAGCGACTTGTGCCGTTGTTTGAGAGTGTGCAAGACCTGGGATAGGTGGTGCTTGAATAGAGACCTGTGGTCGACTGTTGATGTTAGTAAGCGTAAAATCACTCAGGCACATCTCATAGGGATCGTGCGGCGTCAACCGATGCATCTGAATTTATCAAAATCAAACATATCACGCAAGCAGCTTTCTTGGCTCCTCAGCAGATTGCCCCATGTGAAGAGCATTGATCTTAGCGGATGTTCTTGGAGCACAATATCAGCACTCTGTGTCAGTGACTGTCCCCTCGTGGAGCGACTTGACTTTAGCTGGTCGGAAGGTATCAAGGATAGCGCAATCAAGGAGTTGCTAACGCCGAACGCTAATCGTCGCCCAGGTATAAGAGATTCAGCAACGAGGTTACGAAAGTTGACGAGTCTCGGTTTAGCCGGAACTGATATTACAGACGAGTCCCTCCCAATCATAACCCGTAACTTGGGACTCGTTGCCAACCTAGACCTAAGTTACTGTGTGCGTCTAACGGGGGAAGGCATCAATAAAATGACAAAGCCACCTAACTGCCGTCGTCTCACCCATCTGAACCTAAGTGGGAACACAAAGTTTACCTCAGATATTCTAGATTACCTGAAGAGGTGTACATATTTGGTGAATGTTAAGTTCAAAGGTTGCAGTCAGATCACAAAAGCTCAAATTCAGAAGTTTTCTAATGTCAACAAGGGTAAGGGGTACAAATTTGGAGGGGATAAGGTCCTTTTGAGGGAGGGGAAGTTTCCCAAGTTCTGA